One Fusarium falciforme chromosome 1, complete sequence genomic window carries:
- a CDS encoding RRM domain-containing protein, which yields MADVEMDVDVDAASPPPPARNESDMQTHAKATAVRSIEGWIIVVTNVHEEADEESLQDIFGEYGEIKNMHLNLDRRSGYVKGYALIEYTTLEEARAAIDGAHETKLLEQTIQVDFAFVRPPPGKPGRGRGAGGRRTGRSRSRSPEGKEREERD from the exons ATGGCCGACGTGGAAATGGATGTCGACGTCGACGCGGCGTCTCCCCCGCCCCCCGCGCGCAACGAGTCCGACATGCAGACCCATGCCAAAGCCACAGCCGTCCGCTCCATCGAGGGCTGGATCATTGTCGTCACCAACGTCCAcgaggaggccgacgaggagtCTCTGCAGGATATTTTTGGAGAGTACGGCGAGATCAAGAACATGCACTTGAACCTGGATCGACGAAGCGGTTACGTCAAG GGATACGCGCTGATCGAGTACACGACCCTTGAGGAGGCCCGCGCGGCCATTGACGGCGCGCACGAGACAAAGCTCCTCGAGCAGACCATCCAGGTGGACTTTGCATTCGTCCGACCCCCGCCTGGTAAGCCAGGACGCGGACGGGGCGCGGGCGGTAGGAGGACAGGCCGGAGCAGGAGTCGAAGTcccgagggcaaggagcgCGAGGAACGCGACTGA
- a CDS encoding 40S ribosomal protein S30, producing the protein MGKVHGSLARAGKVKSQTPKVEKQEKTKVPKGRALKRLKYTRRFVNVTMTGGKRKMNPNPGA; encoded by the exons ATGGGTAAAGTTCACGGATCTCTTGCCCGTGCCG GCAAGGTCAAGTCTCAGACTCCTAAG GTTgagaagcaggagaagaccaaggtccCCAAGGGCCGTGCTCTTAAGCGCCTCAAGTACACCCGACGATTCGTCAACGTTACCATGACTGGTGGCAAGCGGAAG ATGAACCCCAACCCCGGCGCTTAA